The following is a genomic window from Amycolatopsis australiensis.
GGTACTCCAGCCGCAACCGGGAGCGCCGGCCGCCGGTTCCGCCCGAAGCCAGCCTGAGCAGGTAGCCTTCGGGGAGTGGTTCCACCGTCGCCAGCCGCCCGTCCGGCAGAGCGACCGTTCCGCCGCCGCGTCGGACGTCCACTGTGGACGGCAGGAGGCACGACTGGGCCGCCAGCACGCGGCCGCCCGCCGAAAGCAGCGCGCCCGGTTGCCCGCGCAGCGCTTCCAGGTGGGGCATGTTGACGCGCCGCAGCCGCTCGTCGCGGACCGCCAGCTGGGCGCGCAGCTGACCCTCCGCCAGCTGCGCCGTCGCCGTGACCAGGGACAACATTGCCGGGTGGACCGTGCGCAGCGGTCCGCTGACGTCGATCGAGCCGAGCAGCGCGCCCGTTTCCGGGTCGCGCACCGGCGCCGCCGCGCACGTCCACGTGTGGTAGCGGCGGACCAGGTGCTCGGCCGAGTAGATCTGGACCGGCTCGCCCGTGGCCAGTGCCGTGCCCATCGCGTTCGTGCCGATCGCCGCCTCGCTCCACCGCGTTCCCTCGGTGAGCCCGACGCGGTCGCCGCGCAGCAGCTGGCCCGTTTCACCCTCGCGCCAGAGGATCAGGCCGTCCGCGTCGGTCACGATCATCACGTGCTCGGCGTCGTCGGCGATGCTCACCAGCATCTGCCGCAGGATCGGCAGCACCGGGGCCAGCGGATGCGCCTCGCGCAACGCCGCCAGCATGTCCGCGTCGTAGACGAACGGCGCCTCGCCCTCGTCCGGGTCCACCCGCGCGGCCAGCGACCGGTCCCACGAAGCGGAGACGACGGAGCGTGGCGGACGCGGTCCGGGCACGCCGGCGAGGACCGCTTCACGGACGCGTTGCAGTAGCCGCGCGTACGACTCGGGGTCGCGCAGCAGCTCCGGTTCGGGCGCCTCTGCCACGTTCACCAGCGTAGATATCCGGCGAGCCGCGGTGCAACGCGCGTGCAACGTTGCCCCGCCTACCTTCGCCGCCACCAGCTCAACCGTCACTCCGAGCAACGAGGCAGGGAAGATGGTCCAGTACGCCGCACCGAACACCGAAGGCAGCGTCGTCAGCTACGAACCGCGCTACGACCACTACATCGGTGGCGAGTACGTCCCGCCCGCGAGCGGCCGGTACTTCGAGAACCCGACGCCCGTCACCGGGAAGACGTTCACCGAGATCGCCCGCGGCACCGCCGACGACGTCGAGAAGGCCCTCGACGCGGCCCACGGCGCGGCGCCGGCGTGGGGCCGGACCTCGGTCGAGGAACGCGCGAACATCCTGCTGAAGATCGCCGACCGGATGGAGCGGAACCTCGAGGCCATCGCGGTCGCCGAGTCCTGGGAGAACGGCAAGCCGGTCCGCGAAACCCTCGCCGCCGACATCCCGCTCGCGATCGACCACTTCCGCTACTTCGCCGGCGCCCTGCGCGCCCAGGAGGGCGGCATTTCGCAGATCGACGAGAACACCGTCGCCTACCACTTCCACGAGCCGCTCGGCGTGGTCGGCCAGATCATCCCGTGGAACTTCCCGATCCTGATGGCGGTCTGGAAGCTCGCCCCGGCGCTGGCCGCCGGCAACGCCGTGGTGCTCAAGCCCGCCGAGCAGACGCCCGCGTCGATCCACCTGCTGATGTCGATCATCGGCGACCTGCTCCCGCCGGGCGTGGTCAACATCGTCAACGGCTTCGGGGTCGAGGCGGGCAAGCCGCTGGCGTCCAGCAGCCGCGTCCGCAAGATCGCCTTCACCGGCGAGACCACCACCGGACGGCTGATCCTGCAGTACGCCAGCGAGAACATCATCCCGGTGACCGTCGAGCTGGGTGGCAAGAGCCCGAACATCTTCTTCGACGACGTCGCCGCGGCCAACGACGCCTTCTACGACAAGGCGCAGGAAGGCTTCGCGCTCTTCGCGCTCAACCAGGGCGAGGTCTGCACCTGCCCGTCGCGGGCGCTGATCCAGTCCGGCATCTACGACCGCTTCCTCGGCGACGCCGTCGAGCGGGTCCGCAAGATCAAGCAGGGCCACCCGCTCGACACGGACACGATGATCGGCGCGCAGGCGTCCAACGACCAGCTCGAGAAGATCCTGTCCTACATCGACATCGGCAAGCAGGAAGGCGCCGAGATCCTCACCGGCGGCGCGCGCAGCGACCTCGGCGGCGAACTGTCCGGCGGCTACTACGTCGAGCCGACGGTGTTCGCCGGCGACAACAAGATGCGGATCTTCCAGGAGGAGATCTTCGGCCCGGTCGTCTCGGTGACGAAGTTCGACGACTACGCCGACGCGCTGAAGATCGCCAACGACACGCTGTACGGCCTCGGCGCGGGTGTCTGGTCGCGGGACGGCAACGTCGCCTACCGCGCGGGCCGCGACATCCAGGCGGGCCGCGTCTGGGTGAACAACTACCACGCCTACCCGGCGCACGCGGCCTTCGGCGGCTACAAGGCGTCCGGCATCGGCCGCGAGACGCACAAGATGATGCTCGACCACTACCAGCAGACGAAGAACCTGCTCGTCTCCTACTCCGACCAGGCGCTCGGCTTCTTCTGATGACCGGGCGCGTCGACCTGACACCGGCCGCCGCGGACCTGCTGCGGCGGCTGGTGTCGCGCCACGGGCCGGTGATGTTCCACCAGTCCGGCGGGTGCTGCGACGGCAGCGCCCCGATGTGCTACCCGGCCGGGGAGTTCCGCACCGGCGCGTCGGACGTGCTCCTCGGCTCGCTGCCCGTCGAGGGCATCGGCGACGTGCCGGTGTGGATGTCCGGGCCGCAGTTCGAGTACTGGCAGCACACGCACCTGACGATCGACGTCGTGCCCGGCCGCGGGAGCGGGTTTTCCCTGGAAGCGCCCGAAGGCGTGCGGTTCCTGACCCGCTCCCGGCTGCTCACCGACGAGGAGTCCGCGGCGCTGAACCGCTGAACTGTACGAACGGTCGTGCTACCTTCGAGGGATGGACCTCGTGGGCGTGTACGTGGGAGAGCCGAGCGTGCTGGGGTACCGCCGGGAGCGGCCGGTGCTGAGCGCGATCACCAAGGCGCGGGTCACGGCGCCGCGGCTGCGGCTGACCGAGCTGAACCTCGACGGTGACCGGCAGGCCGACCTCACCGTGCACGGCGGGGCCGACAAAGCGGTTTACGTCTACCCGGCCGGGCACTACCCGGCCTGGGCGGCCGACGGCTTCGAGGCCGGGACCGGCGACTTCGGCGAGAACGTCTCGCTGACCGGCGTCACCGAGGACGACGTCCGGATCGGGGACGTCTGGGCCTGGGGTGACGCACTGGTCCAGGTCTCGCAGCCGCGGTCGCCGTGCTTCAAGCTGGCCATGAAGACCGGCCGGAAGGACATCGTGCCCGCGATGATCGGCTCCGGGCGCTGCGGCTGGTACCTGCGCGTGCTGCGGCCGGGCACGGTGCCGACGTCGGGCAGCCTGGAGCTCGCCGAGCGCGCGGACGGGCCGACGATCACCGAGGTGTACCTCGTGTCCTACGCCAACTACGGGCAGCTGCCCGAGGAGAAGGTCGAGGCGGCGCTGGACCTCGCCGACCGCGTGCTGGCGGCCCCCGCGCTCTCGGCGTCCTTCCGCGACGGCGTCCAGTCCACCGTGGATCGCTGGCGGGCGCGGCGTGCCGGGTGACCGACGGCTCGCCCGCGGCGACGCGACCCGGCGCCTGGTGCTGCGCCGGGCGGTGGACGTCGCGTCGGTGGACGGGCTCGACGGCCTGTCCCTCGGCCGGCTGGCCACCGAACTGGAGCTGAGCAAGAGCGGCGTGTTCGCGCTGTTCGGCTCCAAGGAAGAACTGCAGCTGGCGACGATCGAAGCGGCGCTGGAGATTTTCCGCTCGCACGTCGTGACGCCGTCGCTCGACGTCGCGCCGGGATTGCCGCGGCTGCGGGCGATCTGCGAGAACTGGCTGGACTACTCGGAAAAGCGCGTGTTCCCCGGCGGGTGCTTCTTCTTCAACGTCGGCGCGGAGTTCGACGCGCGCCCGGGCCGGGTGCGCGACGCCGTGGCGGCGGCGAGCGGCTCGTTCGCCGGCCTGATCCGCGAGACGGCCGTCGAAGCGGTGGCGCTCGGCCACCTCGACGCGGACCCGGAAGTCCTGGCGTTCGAGCTGCACGCGCTGGGCCGCGCGGCCAACGCCGACGCGGTGCTGAACGGCGGCACCCGCGCCTACGCCCTGGCCAGGCAAGCCATCGGGGCAAGACTGCCGTGAGCGGGAAACAGGGTGCTAACCCGGTTTCCCGCTCACGAGCGTGCTCACTTCCAGTCGACCTGCGGGCTGCGGTAGAAGTCGATGCCCTGGACCACCCAGCGCGGCGACTGCTTGGCCAGGCGGGCGCGGTAGGCGGCCCAGTCGTGCGTGGACTTCGGCGACCAGCCGATCTCCGCGATCCCCGGCAGCCGCGGGAAGGCCATGTACTCGATGTCGTCGCTGGTCCGGATCGTCTCCGTCCACAGCGGCGCCTCGACGCCGGCCACCTGGCTCTCGCCGACGCCGTTCACCAGCGACGCCGGATCCCAGCTGTAGCCGTCGCGGACCTCGATGAGCGCCGCCCAGTCCTGGCCCAGCTTGGTGCCGGCGTTGTACTTCATGTCCAGGTACGCGTAGTTCGCCGGCGACATCAGGATCTTGCTGCCGCGAGCCGCGGCGGCCGCGACGCTCGGGTTGTCGCCGCCGAAGTCCCAGTACTGCGGGACGGCCGACGCCGGCGGGTCGGACTTCGCGATCTCGTGCCAGCCGGTGATCTTCTTGCCGTACTTGGCGACGATCGGCTGCACCTTCTTCTCGAAGGCGAGGTAGTCCGCGGGCGGTGTCGCGTGGGCCTCGTCGCCGCCGATGTGCAGGTACGGGCCCGGTGTCAGGGCCGCCAGCTCGCGCACGACGTCGTCGACGAACTTGTACGTCACCGGCGAGGAGATGCACAGCGAGCTGTAGCCGACCTCGGTGTCGGTCCGCGGCGGGACGGCCTTCCCGTCGCAGTTCAGCTCCGCGTACGTCGACTGCGCCGCGTTCGTGTGGCCCGGCATGTCGATCTCCGGGATCACCGTGATGTGCCGCGACGCCGCGTACGCGACGATGTCCTGGTACTCGGCCTGCGTGTAGTAGCCGCCCGGGTCGCCGTCGACGGCGGTCCGCCCGCCGACCGTCGCCAGCTTCGGCCAGCTCTTGATCTCGATGCGCCAGCCCTGGTCGTCGGCCAGGTGCAGGTGCAGCGTGTTGATCTTGTACTGGGCGATCTGGTCGACGTACAGCTTGACCTGGTCCGGCCGGAAGAAGTGCCGGGCGACGTCGAGCATCGCGCCGCGCTCGGCGAAGCGCGGGTAGTCGAGGATCGTGCCGCCCGCGACCGTCCACGTCCGGTGCTGCACGCGCTTCGCGTCGATCGCCGACGGCAGCAGCTGCCGCAGCGACTGGACGCCTTCGAAGAGCCCGTCCGCGGTGTTGGCCTTCAGGGTGACGCCGTCGCGCGCCACCTTGAGCTGGTAACCCTCCGTGCCGATCCGCGGGTCGTGGCCGAGCTGCAGCGAGATCGCGGGCAGGCCGGCGGCGTGCGGCACGACCGGCAGCGGGTAGCCGGTGGCCGGGCGCAGCAGGCCGCGCAGGTAGTCCGCGACCTGGCCGGCGCCGCGGTCGGCGCTGATCACGGTGAGCGGCGTGAGCCGGAACTCGCCTTTCGGGTCCGCTTTGGCCGAGACGGGCGCCGGGACGACGTCGGTCACGCTGCGTTCCGGAGCCGCCGGGGCGGCCACCGCCGAGGCGGGCAGGCCGGCGGCCGTGAGACTCACGAGGGCTGCGGTCAGGACGGCTCTGGACAAGCGCATCGGGCACCTCCGGTCGGGGACTCCCCTCAAAGGTACAGACCAGCCGGGGCATTTGGAACAGCTCTTAACGAAGGCGTCAGCGGAGAGCGGCCCGGATCGCGTCCAGGACGCTCGGGTCCTCGATGGTCGAAGGCACCGCCTCGTCGCGGCCGTCGGCGATCGCGCGCATGGTCTTGCGCAGGATCTTGCCCGACCGCGTCTTCGGCAGTGCGTCCACAATGGACACGTCACGGAACGCGGCAACCGGCCCGATGTCCCGGCGGACCAGCGCCACGAGCTCCTCGCGCAGCTGGTCCTCGGGGATGTCCGCGCCCGCCTTCAGCACGACGAACCCGCGCGGGAGCTGGCCCTTGAGCTGGTCGGCGACGCCGATGACCGCGCACTCGGCGACCGCCGGGTGCGAGGCCAGCACGGCTTCCATCGACCCGGTGGACAGCCGGTGCCCGGCGACGTTGATGACGTCGTCGGTCCGGCCCATGACGAACAGGTAGCCGTCTTCGTCGAAGTAACCCGAGTCGCCGGTCAGGTAATAGCCCTCGTACCGGGACAGATAGGCCTCGCGGTAGCGCTCGTCGTCGCCCCACAGCGTCGGCAGCGAGCCCGGCGGCAGCGGCAGCTTCACGGTGATGGCGCCTTCGCGCCCGGCCGGCAGCTCCTCGCCCGCCTGGCCGAGGATCCGCACGTCCCAGCCGGGGACCGGCTTGGTCGCCGAGCCCGCCTTGACCGGCATCGGCTCGAGGCCACGCGGGTTGGCCGCGATCGGCCAGCCGGTCTCGGTCTGCCACCAGTGGTCGACGACCGGCGTGCCGAGCTTCTCGTGCGCCCAGTGGTAGGTCTCGGGGTCGAGCCGCTCGCCGGCCATGAAGAGCGTGCGGAACTGCTCGAGGTCGTACTTCCGCAGCTCGACCGCGTCCGGGTCGACCTTCTTGATGGCCCGCAGCGCGGTCGGCGCGGTGAACAGCGCCTGGACGCCGTGCTCGGCGATGACCCGCCAGAACGCGCCCGCGTCGGGCGTGCCGACGGGCTTGCCTTCGTACATCACCGTCGTGGCGCCGACCAGCAGCGGCGCGTACACGATGTAGGAGTGCCCGACGACCCAGCCGACGTCGGACGCCGTCCACCAGACGTCGCCGGCGTGGACGTCGTAGACCGCGTCCATCGAATAGGCGAGCGCGACGGCGTGGCCGCCGGTGTCGCGCACGACGCCCTTCGGCTTCCCGGTGGTCCCGGACGTGTAGAGGATGTACAACGGGTCGGTGGCCGCGACCGGCACCGGGTCGGCCGGGTCGGCGCTCGCCGCCAGCTGCCGCCAGTCGAGGTCGCGCCGCGTCAGCTCGGCCGGGGCCTGTTCGCGCTGCAGCACGACGACGTGGTCCGGCTGGTGCTCGGTCATCCCGAGCGCGGCTTCGATGATCGGCTTGTACTCCACCACCCGTGTCGGCTCGATGCCGCAGGACGCCGCCAGGATCACCTTGGGCTTGGCGTCCTCGATCCGCGCGGCCAGCTCCTTCGGCGCGAACCCGCCGAAGACCACCGAGTGCACCGCGCCGATCCGCGCGCAGGCCAGCATCGCGATCGCGGCCTCCGGCACCATCGGCAGGTAGACGATGACGCGGTCGCCCTTGCCGACGCCCAGCGAACGCAGCGCGCCGGCGAACCGCGCGACCGTGTCCCGCAGCTCCTCGTAGGTGTAGGTGCGAGCTCGCCCGGTCACGGGGGAGTCCCAGATCAGCGCCGCCTGGCCACCGCGGCCGGCCTCGACGTGCCGGTCCAGCGCGTTGTACGCGGTGTTCAGCTCGGCGCCGGGGAACCACCGGTAGAAGGGCGGCCGCGAGTCGTCCAGCGCC
Proteins encoded in this region:
- a CDS encoding MOSC domain-containing protein; the encoded protein is MDLVGVYVGEPSVLGYRRERPVLSAITKARVTAPRLRLTELNLDGDRQADLTVHGGADKAVYVYPAGHYPAWAADGFEAGTGDFGENVSLTGVTEDDVRIGDVWAWGDALVQVSQPRSPCFKLAMKTGRKDIVPAMIGSGRCGWYLRVLRPGTVPTSGSLELAERADGPTITEVYLVSYANYGQLPEEKVEAALDLADRVLAAPALSASFRDGVQSTVDRWRARRAG
- a CDS encoding propionyl-CoA synthetase, which encodes MGAYSEAYRRSLAEPDAFWLEAASKITWTTPPRRALDDSRPPFYRWFPGAELNTAYNALDRHVEAGRGGQAALIWDSPVTGRARTYTYEELRDTVARFAGALRSLGVGKGDRVIVYLPMVPEAAIAMLACARIGAVHSVVFGGFAPKELAARIEDAKPKVILAASCGIEPTRVVEYKPIIEAALGMTEHQPDHVVVLQREQAPAELTRRDLDWRQLAASADPADPVPVAATDPLYILYTSGTTGKPKGVVRDTGGHAVALAYSMDAVYDVHAGDVWWTASDVGWVVGHSYIVYAPLLVGATTVMYEGKPVGTPDAGAFWRVIAEHGVQALFTAPTALRAIKKVDPDAVELRKYDLEQFRTLFMAGERLDPETYHWAHEKLGTPVVDHWWQTETGWPIAANPRGLEPMPVKAGSATKPVPGWDVRILGQAGEELPAGREGAITVKLPLPPGSLPTLWGDDERYREAYLSRYEGYYLTGDSGYFDEDGYLFVMGRTDDVINVAGHRLSTGSMEAVLASHPAVAECAVIGVADQLKGQLPRGFVVLKAGADIPEDQLREELVALVRRDIGPVAAFRDVSIVDALPKTRSGKILRKTMRAIADGRDEAVPSTIEDPSVLDAIRAALR
- a CDS encoding TetR/AcrR family transcriptional regulator; protein product: MPGDRRLARGDATRRLVLRRAVDVASVDGLDGLSLGRLATELELSKSGVFALFGSKEELQLATIEAALEIFRSHVVTPSLDVAPGLPRLRAICENWLDYSEKRVFPGGCFFFNVGAEFDARPGRVRDAVAAASGSFAGLIRETAVEAVALGHLDADPEVLAFELHALGRAANADAVLNGGTRAYALARQAIGARLP
- a CDS encoding DUF779 domain-containing protein is translated as MTGRVDLTPAAADLLRRLVSRHGPVMFHQSGGCCDGSAPMCYPAGEFRTGASDVLLGSLPVEGIGDVPVWMSGPQFEYWQHTHLTIDVVPGRGSGFSLEAPEGVRFLTRSRLLTDEESAALNR
- a CDS encoding helix-turn-helix domain-containing protein encodes the protein MAEAPEPELLRDPESYARLLQRVREAVLAGVPGPRPPRSVVSASWDRSLAARVDPDEGEAPFVYDADMLAALREAHPLAPVLPILRQMLVSIADDAEHVMIVTDADGLILWREGETGQLLRGDRVGLTEGTRWSEAAIGTNAMGTALATGEPVQIYSAEHLVRRYHTWTCAAAPVRDPETGALLGSIDVSGPLRTVHPAMLSLVTATAQLAEGQLRAQLAVRDERLRRVNMPHLEALRGQPGALLSAGGRVLAAQSCLLPSTVDVRRGGGTVALPDGRLATVEPLPEGYLLRLASGGTGGRRSRLRLEYLSDGAHSTTVDGREVPLTLRHAEILTLLALHPNGLSAERLALQLYGETGNPVTVRAEIHRLRSQLGASVVQTRPYRLAADVDADFVRAREALRTGSPSDVLRVFRGPLLPESEAPAIREERETLTAQVRQVALNSADSAVLWSFWETACGVDDFAVLDALLETLPAADPRRAAVTAHRARLA
- the adh gene encoding aldehyde dehydrogenase encodes the protein MVQYAAPNTEGSVVSYEPRYDHYIGGEYVPPASGRYFENPTPVTGKTFTEIARGTADDVEKALDAAHGAAPAWGRTSVEERANILLKIADRMERNLEAIAVAESWENGKPVRETLAADIPLAIDHFRYFAGALRAQEGGISQIDENTVAYHFHEPLGVVGQIIPWNFPILMAVWKLAPALAAGNAVVLKPAEQTPASIHLLMSIIGDLLPPGVVNIVNGFGVEAGKPLASSSRVRKIAFTGETTTGRLILQYASENIIPVTVELGGKSPNIFFDDVAAANDAFYDKAQEGFALFALNQGEVCTCPSRALIQSGIYDRFLGDAVERVRKIKQGHPLDTDTMIGAQASNDQLEKILSYIDIGKQEGAEILTGGARSDLGGELSGGYYVEPTVFAGDNKMRIFQEEIFGPVVSVTKFDDYADALKIANDTLYGLGAGVWSRDGNVAYRAGRDIQAGRVWVNNYHAYPAHAAFGGYKASGIGRETHKMMLDHYQQTKNLLVSYSDQALGFF
- a CDS encoding beta-N-acetylhexosaminidase — encoded protein: MRLSRAVLTAALVSLTAAGLPASAVAAPAAPERSVTDVVPAPVSAKADPKGEFRLTPLTVISADRGAGQVADYLRGLLRPATGYPLPVVPHAAGLPAISLQLGHDPRIGTEGYQLKVARDGVTLKANTADGLFEGVQSLRQLLPSAIDAKRVQHRTWTVAGGTILDYPRFAERGAMLDVARHFFRPDQVKLYVDQIAQYKINTLHLHLADDQGWRIEIKSWPKLATVGGRTAVDGDPGGYYTQAEYQDIVAYAASRHITVIPEIDMPGHTNAAQSTYAELNCDGKAVPPRTDTEVGYSSLCISSPVTYKFVDDVVRELAALTPGPYLHIGGDEAHATPPADYLAFEKKVQPIVAKYGKKITGWHEIAKSDPPASAVPQYWDFGGDNPSVAAAAARGSKILMSPANYAYLDMKYNAGTKLGQDWAALIEVRDGYSWDPASLVNGVGESQVAGVEAPLWTETIRTSDDIEYMAFPRLPGIAEIGWSPKSTHDWAAYRARLAKQSPRWVVQGIDFYRSPQVDWK